One genomic region from Prevotella sp. Rep29 encodes:
- a CDS encoding DUF6443 domain-containing protein, which produces MRTRKYLSADGSACQTSISYCDGLGRVVENVQQGATPSGNDLVTLQEYGTLSRVDRTWLPIPHAGNGNFVSPDLFRQYATGAVIYGGDTAPYTETIYETSSLERASRHFGSGQSWKGAQKAIVIERFTNQTSGVLACRKYELSEERSVILEGLFPARTLFVEKTIDEDGHCIYVFSNFLGQTLLQRRETDGIYHDTYYIYDGYDNLRFVLPPEASSQMSVTGDTWDMDSDESLLQYAYFYRYDQRNRCVEKKLPGCEKILYIYDRRNNLVFSQDGSLRSKNRWRFFLYDDKNRPTVSGTFFSLQAPEAQNIGISSRYDGGPLEGYSSSLSLTDERHIEKVCYYDDYSALSYLSESYASLLSYERSGTVDGYAKAYCIGNNPSGKGKLTVEKVYDTEGGGCTVRSFYYDEQKRIVQQHEISHEGYFDHHFYQYSFTGKTLRHRYEHAIPDDSLTVEYTYTYDHAERLTGTQLSLNGAEPVTIAANTYDELGRLQGVSRMGNPQLLTQYAYNVRSWTTAISSPLFSQQLYYNESHNGSTPQWGGNISAMDWQAAGETQGTNAANGRQRGYTFAYDGLSRLTQADYHEDNQRSNHYDTHYTYDLMGNITALQRSGLHDDGAYSLIDDLTFGYEGNRITKVTDGVTDGPYRKDAWHYRDRVDADIEREYDGNGNLVKDLDAGILRIEYNSLNLPQMIKFSDYSRHVYTYDATGRKLRAEYHTPIMVVTEPQVPDMGEEMPEQEEVLMEEQQEWNEEEWEEQEQEEEWTELEHEEEPLPHYLPPLIPQNGEDEPIAVVPNGDEPVIDEVPCEVTTIDYCGDFIYVNGKLKRMLFPGGYVTFRNDSIECPEYHFYITDHQGNIRIVANQDGTIEQINHYYPYGGLMGESTNSDHQPYKYNGKELDRHHGLDWFDYGARWYDGIRFSTMDRFAEKYPELSPYSYCAGNPIKYIDVNGDSISSDIKYQGILNSILEKSFGDKASQFTYTKLNNLVFNGDVSSFSKEEKAAYNSLKSLMISKKQYKFIVENSFDIITKDGKRLTIDTGNSGTHGDAAVYPTATFDGVGIIGLSPNTTEAHVLDVTYTKEGNQIPLNINDLVLNNGQGPLRTFTIYENFWHAIGHLLGGPKNQGKAMDVENQGGKIHKMVIGGDKKTYIPSPISPKPYNANHPKY; this is translated from the coding sequence GTGCGTACGAGAAAATATCTGTCAGCCGACGGCTCGGCATGTCAAACCAGTATCAGCTACTGTGATGGTCTTGGACGTGTTGTCGAGAACGTACAGCAAGGAGCAACGCCATCAGGCAACGATTTAGTGACGTTGCAGGAATACGGCACACTCAGCCGTGTGGATAGGACATGGCTTCCCATACCCCACGCCGGTAACGGCAACTTCGTGAGTCCCGATCTTTTCAGGCAGTATGCAACGGGGGCTGTCATCTACGGCGGCGATACGGCTCCCTACACAGAAACCATCTATGAAACGTCGTCGTTGGAACGTGCCAGCAGGCATTTCGGATCGGGACAATCCTGGAAGGGTGCACAAAAAGCCATTGTCATCGAACGGTTTACTAATCAGACGAGCGGGGTCCTGGCATGCCGCAAGTATGAACTCTCAGAAGAAAGAAGTGTAATCCTCGAAGGACTCTTCCCTGCACGGACACTCTTTGTCGAGAAAACAATAGACGAAGACGGACATTGCATCTATGTATTCAGCAACTTCCTCGGTCAGACGCTCCTGCAGCGCAGAGAGACAGACGGAATATATCATGACACCTACTATATCTACGACGGCTATGACAACTTGCGGTTTGTCCTTCCTCCCGAGGCAAGCAGCCAGATGTCGGTAACAGGAGACACGTGGGACATGGATTCTGACGAGTCGCTCCTGCAGTATGCCTATTTCTATCGCTACGACCAGCGTAACCGGTGTGTAGAAAAGAAACTGCCGGGCTGCGAGAAGATCCTGTACATATATGACCGGCGAAACAACCTTGTCTTTTCACAGGATGGTAGCCTGCGCAGTAAAAACAGGTGGCGTTTCTTTCTCTATGATGACAAGAACCGGCCGACCGTCTCCGGCACGTTTTTCTCATTGCAGGCACCTGAGGCGCAAAACATCGGCATCAGCTCACGCTATGACGGCGGACCGCTCGAGGGCTATTCCTCATCGCTAAGCCTGACAGACGAGCGACATATAGAAAAAGTCTGCTACTATGATGATTATTCTGCCTTGTCATACCTTTCAGAGTCATACGCGTCCCTGCTCTCCTATGAAAGAAGCGGAACAGTCGACGGCTATGCCAAGGCGTATTGCATCGGCAATAATCCGTCAGGGAAAGGAAAGCTGACGGTAGAGAAGGTATATGATACGGAAGGTGGCGGGTGCACTGTGAGAAGTTTTTATTATGACGAGCAGAAACGAATCGTACAACAGCATGAGATAAGCCATGAGGGATATTTTGATCATCATTTCTACCAGTACAGTTTTACTGGCAAGACACTCAGGCACAGATACGAGCACGCCATACCCGACGACAGCCTCACGGTCGAATACACTTACACCTACGACCATGCGGAGCGGCTGACGGGTACACAGCTGTCGCTCAACGGTGCAGAACCGGTCACGATAGCTGCAAACACCTACGATGAGCTGGGACGGCTGCAGGGCGTGAGCCGCATGGGGAATCCGCAGCTCTTGACGCAGTATGCCTACAACGTCCGCTCATGGACGACAGCCATCAGTTCGCCGCTCTTCTCCCAGCAGCTCTACTACAACGAGAGCCATAACGGCAGCACGCCGCAGTGGGGCGGCAACATCTCGGCGATGGACTGGCAGGCGGCAGGGGAAACGCAAGGAACAAACGCGGCAAACGGCAGGCAGCGCGGCTACACCTTCGCCTATGACGGGCTCTCACGCCTCACACAGGCTGACTACCATGAGGACAACCAGCGGAGCAATCACTACGACACGCACTATACGTACGACCTCATGGGTAACATCACGGCGCTGCAGCGCAGCGGTCTGCACGACGACGGAGCATACAGCCTCATCGATGACCTGACGTTCGGGTATGAGGGCAACCGGATCACCAAGGTGACGGATGGCGTAACGGACGGTCCCTACCGCAAGGATGCGTGGCACTACCGCGACAGGGTGGATGCTGACATCGAGCGTGAATATGACGGAAACGGCAATCTCGTGAAAGATTTGGACGCGGGAATTTTGAGGATTGAATATAATTCATTAAATTTGCCACAAATGATCAAATTCTCCGACTACAGCAGGCATGTTTATACGTACGATGCGACAGGCAGGAAGCTTCGTGCAGAGTACCATACGCCCATCATGGTGGTTACAGAGCCGCAGGTGCCGGACATGGGGGAAGAAATGCCGGAGCAGGAAGAGGTCTTGATGGAAGAGCAGCAGGAATGGAATGAAGAGGAATGGGAGGAGCAGGAGCAGGAGGAAGAATGGACTGAGTTAGAGCATGAAGAAGAGCCATTGCCCCACTACTTGCCACCATTGATACCGCAAAACGGAGAGGATGAACCTATAGCTGTTGTTCCGAATGGAGATGAACCTGTCATTGACGAAGTTCCCTGCGAGGTGACGACGATTGACTATTGCGGAGATTTTATTTATGTAAATGGTAAACTCAAGCGTATGCTGTTCCCTGGCGGTTACGTCACCTTCCGCAACGACAGCATCGAATGTCCTGAGTACCATTTTTACATCACCGACCATCAGGGAAATATACGGATAGTTGCAAACCAAGATGGAACCATCGAACAAATCAACCACTACTATCCCTATGGTGGTCTAATGGGCGAAAGTACGAATAGCGACCATCAGCCATATAAGTACAACGGCAAGGAATTGGACCGCCATCATGGGTTGGATTGGTTTGATTACGGAGCGAGGTGGTATGATGGAATCCGATTCAGCACGATGGACAGATTTGCAGAGAAATATCCAGAATTATCTCCGTATAGTTATTGTGCGGGAAATCCGATAAAATATATTGATGTGAATGGGGATAGTATTTCTTCTGACATTAAATATCAAGGAATTTTAAATTCTATTTTGGAAAAATCTTTTGGAGATAAAGCTTCTCAATTTACATACACTAAATTAAATAATCTTGTTTTCAATGGAGATGTTTCTAGTTTTTCTAAAGAAGAAAAGGCCGCATATAACTCTCTTAAATCTTTAATGATTTCAAAAAAACAATATAAATTTATTGTAGAAAATAGTTTTGATATTATTACTAAAGATGGTAAAAGATTAACAATAGACACGGGTAATAGCGGAACACATGGAGATGCTGCAGTATATCCAACAGCAACTTTTGATGGTGTGGGTATTATTGGTTTAAGCCCAAATACGACAGAGGCACATGTTCTTGATGTAACTTATACAAAGGAGGGGAATCAAATACCTTTAAATATTAATGACCTTGTATTAAATAATGGTCAAGGACCTTTAAGAACTTTTACAATATATGAAAATTTTTGGCATGCTATAGGTCATTTATTAGGTGGTCCAAAAAATCAAGGAAAAGCAATGGACGTAGAAAATCAAGGTGGAAAAATTCATAAAATGGTGATCGGTGGTGATAAAAAAACTTATATACCATCTCCTATATCCCCTAAGCCTTATAACGCAAACCATCCAAAATATTAA
- a CDS encoding S46 family peptidase gives MKKTLLSLFALLVATVSTKADEGMWTLYNLPQAVYEQMKAEGFSLTYNDLYYGDHAVKNAVVNFSGYCSGVVVSPNGLVFTNHHCGFEAIRSHSTVEHDYMLNGFYAKSYEEELPNENMFVSFMIDQQDITARMKKLGIDEVSLEKQAILIDSIQKVLNDSIKRIDKTLHVEVDPFYEGNSYYATTYQKFNDLRLVFTIPKSMGKFGGETDNWMWPRQTCDFSVFRIYADPKTNGPADYSENNVPYRPKHWAPISMEGYKEGDFSMTLGYPGSTNRYLSSYGIREMRDADNAPRAQVRGIKQEIMIRHMRADEAVRIKYDSKYAQSSNYWKNALGMNKCIDSIGIIQQKEDYERRIQAWMDKTGHFKGQLDFDQMKRDYEKSFIPSQTFTYLWESFGRTNEFCTRAFRVNYGMPLEGPENNPKKQYFVFKDNSEEWDEALDKEVFAALLKNYKEQVDTKYLPDFYKEIQTKFNNNYTAYVDYLYKKSFLMKSGKKIYPNKKSFKKDPGVQFGMQLIEAVFGLREEIKDAADAIEKQEKLLCAAKLRMEADLPHYSDANFTMRLSYGQVGGFELGGKPSGFYTTAESIVEKMKKADENVEYFAEPIMHELLSAKDFGQYTDPRSGKMQLCFLTNNDITGGNSGSPMFDGKGRLIGLAFDGNWDSLSSDINFDSRLARCIGVDIRFVIFMMDRWGQADRLLREMGLKK, from the coding sequence ATGAAAAAAACATTATTATCACTTTTCGCCCTTTTGGTGGCGACGGTCAGCACAAAGGCTGACGAAGGTATGTGGACGCTCTACAATCTGCCACAGGCAGTTTATGAGCAGATGAAGGCAGAGGGGTTCTCCCTGACTTACAACGATTTGTATTATGGCGACCATGCCGTGAAGAATGCCGTAGTGAACTTCTCTGGCTATTGCTCCGGCGTGGTGGTGTCGCCTAACGGACTGGTGTTTACCAACCACCATTGCGGTTTCGAAGCCATCCGCTCGCACTCGACCGTGGAGCACGACTACATGCTCAACGGGTTTTATGCGAAGTCGTATGAAGAGGAGTTGCCCAATGAGAACATGTTCGTGTCGTTTATGATTGACCAGCAGGACATCACGGCACGGATGAAAAAACTCGGAATCGATGAAGTGTCGCTCGAAAAACAGGCTATCTTGATTGATTCAATCCAAAAAGTGCTGAACGACTCCATCAAGCGCATCGACAAGACGCTGCACGTGGAGGTGGACCCATTCTACGAGGGTAACAGCTATTATGCTACCACTTATCAGAAATTCAACGACCTGCGACTGGTGTTTACCATTCCGAAGTCGATGGGTAAGTTCGGTGGTGAGACCGACAACTGGATGTGGCCGCGCCAGACATGCGACTTCTCCGTGTTCCGCATCTATGCCGACCCGAAGACCAACGGACCGGCAGACTACAGTGAGAACAACGTGCCTTACCGTCCGAAGCACTGGGCTCCCATCTCGATGGAGGGCTACAAGGAGGGCGATTTCTCAATGACACTGGGCTATCCGGGCAGCACCAATCGCTATCTCTCCAGCTATGGCATTCGCGAAATGCGTGATGCGGACAATGCTCCGAGGGCTCAGGTGCGCGGCATCAAGCAGGAAATCATGATACGCCACATGCGTGCCGACGAGGCAGTGCGCATCAAGTACGACTCGAAATATGCACAGAGTTCCAACTATTGGAAAAATGCACTCGGAATGAACAAATGTATCGATTCCATCGGCATTATTCAGCAGAAAGAGGACTACGAGCGGAGAATACAGGCTTGGATGGACAAGACCGGACACTTCAAAGGACAACTCGACTTCGACCAGATGAAACGCGACTACGAAAAGAGCTTCATCCCCAGCCAGACGTTCACCTATCTCTGGGAATCATTCGGACGAACCAACGAATTCTGCACCCGCGCATTCAGAGTGAACTACGGAATGCCGCTCGAGGGACCGGAAAATAATCCCAAAAAGCAGTATTTCGTGTTCAAAGACAATTCAGAGGAATGGGACGAGGCGCTTGATAAGGAAGTGTTTGCCGCCCTGCTGAAGAATTACAAGGAGCAGGTGGACACCAAATATCTGCCCGATTTCTACAAAGAGATTCAGACCAAGTTCAACAACAATTACACGGCATACGTGGACTATCTCTACAAGAAATCGTTCCTCATGAAGTCTGGAAAGAAAATCTATCCTAACAAAAAGTCTTTCAAGAAAGACCCGGGTGTGCAGTTCGGCATGCAACTCATTGAGGCTGTATTCGGATTGCGCGAGGAGATTAAGGATGCTGCCGACGCCATTGAAAAGCAGGAAAAACTGCTCTGTGCTGCCAAGTTGCGCATGGAGGCTGACCTGCCTCACTATTCCGATGCCAACTTCACCATGCGTCTTTCTTACGGACAGGTGGGCGGCTTCGAGCTCGGCGGCAAGCCGTCAGGATTCTACACCACGGCAGAAAGCATTGTGGAAAAGATGAAAAAAGCCGATGAAAACGTGGAATATTTCGCAGAGCCCATCATGCACGAACTGCTTTCTGCGAAAGATTTTGGACAATACACTGACCCGCGCAGCGGTAAGATGCAACTTTGCTTCCTGACCAACAACGACATCACGGGAGGAAACTCCGGCTCACCGATGTTCGACGGTAAGGGACGGCTTATCGGACTGGCGTTCGACGGCAACTGGGACAGCCTCTCGAGCGACATCAACTTCGACAGCCGCCTGGCGCGCTGTATCGGTGTCGATATCCGTTTCGTCATCTTCATGATGGACCGTTGGGGACAGGCTGACCGCCTGCTCCGGGAGATGGGATTGAAAAAATAA
- a CDS encoding cytochrome c biogenesis protein CcdA, whose protein sequence is MKKLLTPLLLLCVLAVQAQFAQPVRFTSDLKMLSDGEAEIVFTGKIDAGWHVYSTNLGQDGPIAATFNSVKMDGAEPVGKLQARGKEQSKFDQMFGMNVRYFENQVTFAQKIKFTKPEYNIDCFLEYGACNDETCLPPSEVAMKKSGKSPVVKEPEKKDEAAKDEAAEDEAAEDGADMAAEAKDSLATDSAALMALTDADKAGWWTPVTGELSKYQQPVGSSSLLYIFLAGLLGGFLALLTPCVWPIIPMTVSFFLKRNKNRKKAIREAVTYGLSIIVIYVLLGIIVTLLFGPSALNAMSTNAVFNIFFCLLLVVFAASFFGAFELTLPASWSNKIDQKSENTTGLLSIFLMAFTLALVSFSCTGPIIGFLLVAVSTQGNIIGPLVGMLGFAIALAIPFTLFAVFPTLLKSAPKSGSWMNTVKVVLGFIELAFALKFLSVADLAYGWHILDREVFLALWIVIFGLLGIYLLGWLKFPHDAPENRTNVPQFFLALLSLAFTVYMIPGLWGAPLKGISAFAPPMNTQDFNLQETAVEAKFTDYDLGMAEARRQGKPVIIDFTGFGCVNCRKMEGAVWTDPTVAKMLNDDFILISLYVDDKTPLPEPIEVIENGQPATLRTIGKKWSYLQAMKFGANTQPFYVMLDNDGKPLAGSRSYDEDIQEYIKFLQTGLDNYRKR, encoded by the coding sequence ATGAAAAAGTTACTGACTCCCCTGCTGTTACTCTGTGTGCTTGCGGTGCAGGCGCAGTTCGCACAACCAGTGCGTTTCACCTCCGACCTGAAAATGCTGTCGGACGGGGAAGCGGAAATTGTCTTCACGGGTAAGATTGATGCCGGATGGCACGTGTATTCAACCAATCTTGGGCAGGACGGACCGATTGCCGCCACGTTCAACAGCGTGAAGATGGATGGTGCCGAGCCTGTCGGAAAACTGCAGGCGCGGGGCAAGGAGCAATCGAAGTTCGACCAGATGTTCGGCATGAACGTGCGCTATTTTGAGAATCAAGTGACGTTCGCGCAGAAAATCAAGTTCACCAAACCTGAGTACAACATAGATTGTTTCTTGGAGTACGGGGCGTGTAACGACGAAACTTGTCTGCCGCCTTCGGAGGTTGCCATGAAGAAATCGGGAAAGTCGCCCGTTGTGAAGGAGCCTGAGAAGAAGGACGAGGCAGCGAAAGATGAAGCCGCAGAAGACGAGGCGGCAGAAGATGGTGCTGATATGGCGGCAGAGGCAAAGGACTCGCTGGCGACTGACAGTGCCGCATTGATGGCACTCACCGATGCCGACAAGGCGGGTTGGTGGACACCCGTTACGGGCGAATTGTCCAAATACCAGCAACCGGTCGGTTCGTCATCGTTACTCTACATATTCCTTGCCGGACTGTTGGGCGGATTCCTCGCCCTGCTGACGCCCTGTGTGTGGCCCATCATTCCCATGACGGTCAGCTTCTTCCTCAAGCGTAACAAAAACAGGAAGAAAGCCATACGCGAGGCTGTGACCTATGGGCTTTCCATCATTGTCATCTATGTGTTGCTCGGCATCATCGTCACGCTGCTCTTCGGACCGAGTGCGCTGAACGCCATGTCAACCAATGCCGTCTTCAATATCTTCTTCTGCCTGTTGCTGGTGGTTTTTGCCGCCTCTTTCTTCGGAGCGTTCGAGCTGACGTTGCCCGCCTCCTGGAGCAACAAAATCGACCAGAAATCGGAGAATACGACAGGTCTGCTGAGCATCTTCCTGATGGCATTCACGCTCGCATTGGTGTCGTTCTCTTGCACGGGTCCCATCATCGGGTTCCTGCTCGTGGCGGTTTCTACGCAAGGAAATATCATCGGACCGCTTGTGGGAATGCTCGGATTCGCCATTGCGCTCGCCATCCCGTTCACCCTGTTTGCCGTTTTCCCCACACTGTTGAAGTCGGCACCGAAGTCGGGCAGTTGGATGAATACGGTCAAGGTGGTGCTCGGCTTCATCGAGTTGGCGTTTGCATTGAAGTTCCTTTCCGTTGCCGACCTTGCCTACGGATGGCACATTCTCGACCGCGAGGTGTTCCTCGCACTCTGGATTGTTATCTTCGGACTGCTCGGCATCTATCTGCTCGGATGGCTCAAATTCCCGCACGACGCACCGGAGAATCGCACGAACGTGCCACAGTTCTTCCTTGCGCTCCTGTCCCTGGCGTTCACGGTGTATATGATACCCGGCTTGTGGGGCGCACCACTCAAAGGCATCAGTGCTTTCGCACCGCCGATGAATACGCAGGACTTCAACTTGCAGGAGACTGCCGTCGAGGCGAAATTCACCGACTACGACCTCGGTATGGCGGAGGCACGGCGACAAGGGAAACCCGTTATCATCGACTTTACGGGCTTCGGTTGCGTCAACTGCCGGAAGATGGAAGGGGCAGTGTGGACCGACCCGACGGTAGCGAAGATGCTCAACGACGATTTCATCCTCATTTCTCTGTATGTGGATGACAAAACCCCGTTGCCCGAACCGATTGAGGTGATTGAAAACGGACAGCCGGCGACCTTGCGTACCATCGGCAAGAAGTGGAGCTATCTGCAGGCAATGAAGTTCGGTGCCAACACGCAGCCCTTCTACGTGATGCTCGACAACGACGGAAAACCGCTTGCCGGCAGCCGTTCCTATGATGAGGATATTCAGGAATACATCAAGTTTCTGCAAACGGGTCTTGACAATTATCGGAAGCGTTGA
- a CDS encoding C1 family peptidase, which yields MKKQAFLILFSAFIWSGWAQIKTGNQPVFTIVKENPITSIKNQNRSGTCWSYASLAFFESEILRKSGKTYDLSEMFVANKDYMDCAENYVRLHSYSRFSQGGSTFDALEVIQRHGICPESVMPASASGALVGDSLANFNEFFSILEPFMEAVAKNKAKGKSTQWRQAFQSTVDAYLGKCPKTFTYEGVSYTPQSFARSLGLDWSEYTSITSYTHHPFYTWFNIEAPYKWRYALSYNVPMNEMMEIIDHAVMSGYTVAWGGDVSEDGFTRTGLALSIDDGKMQDLEGSDAARWLKLSKAEKTSVLKLLGVNAPEVKATQERRQERFDNWGQTYDHVMLIFGIAKDQTGREYYMVKNSWGRTGDYDGIWYMSKDYIADNTTYIFLNKKALK from the coding sequence ATGAAAAAACAAGCATTTCTAATCTTGTTCTCCGCATTCATCTGGAGCGGATGGGCACAAATAAAAACTGGGAACCAGCCGGTTTTCACGATTGTGAAGGAGAATCCCATTACGTCAATCAAGAACCAGAATCGTAGCGGTACGTGCTGGTCGTATGCTTCGCTGGCGTTTTTCGAGAGTGAGATTCTGCGGAAAAGCGGCAAGACGTATGACTTGAGCGAGATGTTTGTGGCAAACAAAGACTACATGGACTGTGCTGAGAACTATGTGCGGCTGCACAGCTACAGCCGTTTCTCGCAAGGCGGTTCTACCTTCGATGCGCTGGAGGTGATACAGCGGCACGGCATCTGCCCGGAGAGTGTGATGCCGGCATCGGCAAGTGGCGCATTGGTGGGTGACTCGCTCGCCAACTTCAACGAGTTTTTCAGCATACTCGAGCCCTTCATGGAGGCGGTGGCTAAAAACAAGGCAAAGGGGAAATCGACGCAGTGGCGGCAGGCTTTCCAAAGCACAGTCGATGCCTACTTGGGTAAATGTCCCAAAACATTCACCTATGAGGGCGTCAGCTATACGCCGCAGTCGTTTGCCCGTTCGCTCGGGTTGGATTGGAGCGAATATACGAGCATCACGAGCTACACCCATCATCCGTTCTATACGTGGTTTAACATCGAGGCACCCTACAAGTGGCGGTACGCCTTGAGTTACAATGTGCCGATGAACGAGATGATGGAAATTATCGACCATGCCGTGATGTCGGGCTACACGGTAGCATGGGGTGGCGATGTGAGCGAGGACGGCTTCACACGTACGGGACTGGCACTGTCGATTGACGATGGGAAGATGCAGGACTTGGAAGGCAGCGATGCGGCACGATGGCTGAAGCTGTCGAAAGCGGAAAAGACGAGTGTCTTGAAGCTGCTGGGTGTGAACGCACCGGAAGTGAAAGCCACGCAGGAGCGTAGGCAGGAGCGGTTCGACAACTGGGGACAGACCTACGACCACGTGATGCTGATATTCGGCATTGCCAAAGACCAGACAGGACGTGAATACTATATGGTGAAGAACTCTTGGGGACGAACCGGCGACTATGACGGCATCTGGTATATGTCGAAAGACTATATCGCTGACAATACGACGTATATATTCTTGAACAAGAAAGCACTGAAATAA
- a CDS encoding cation diffusion facilitator family transporter, producing MEHHHHHHHHHVEVGEHTTRLFVFCILLNLLFVGVEAGVGLWQHSLSLLSDAGHNLSDVFSLVLVLVAIRLAKVKSNRHFTYGYKKSTVLISLLNAIILLVAVGAIIIESIHKFAEPAEVNGAAVSWTAGTGIIINGLTALLLMRSQKSDLNVRGAFLHMVADTLVSVGVVISGIIISVTGWNIIDPIVSIIIAIVILFSTWNLLADSLRLSLDGLPEGINLDEIGEKLRSDSHVTDVHHVHVWAISTTENALTAHIVIDDIGCMEEVKERLKNLLEEEHIAHSTLEFETRESHCHAHDC from the coding sequence ATGGAACATCATCATCACCACCATCACCACCATGTTGAGGTGGGAGAGCATACCACCCGGTTGTTCGTGTTCTGCATCCTGCTCAACCTGCTGTTTGTGGGCGTGGAGGCAGGTGTGGGACTGTGGCAACATTCGCTGAGTCTTCTTTCCGATGCGGGGCATAATCTGAGCGACGTGTTTTCACTCGTGCTGGTGCTGGTAGCCATACGGTTGGCGAAGGTGAAGAGCAACCGCCACTTCACCTATGGTTATAAGAAATCGACGGTGCTTATCTCCTTGCTGAATGCCATCATCCTGTTGGTAGCGGTCGGAGCGATTATCATCGAGAGCATTCACAAGTTCGCGGAGCCGGCAGAAGTGAATGGAGCGGCGGTGTCGTGGACGGCAGGCACAGGAATCATCATCAACGGGCTGACGGCGCTGCTGCTCATGCGCAGTCAGAAGTCAGACCTGAACGTGCGCGGTGCATTCCTCCACATGGTTGCAGACACACTCGTTTCGGTGGGCGTGGTCATTTCGGGAATCATCATTTCTGTGACAGGCTGGAATATCATCGACCCTATCGTCAGCATCATCATCGCCATCGTCATCCTGTTCTCTACATGGAACCTGCTTGCCGACAGTCTGCGCCTGTCACTTGACGGACTGCCGGAAGGCATAAATCTCGATGAAATCGGCGAAAAATTGCGATCGGACAGTCACGTGACTGATGTCCATCATGTGCATGTGTGGGCTATCAGCACGACCGAAAATGCGCTGACGGCACACATTGTCATCGACGATATCGGATGTATGGAGGAGGTGAAAGAGCGGTTGAAAAACCTGTTGGAGGAAGAGCATATTGCGCATTCCACGCTCGAGTTTGAAACCCGGGAGAGCCATTGTCATGCGCATGACTGTTAG
- a CDS encoding patatin-like phospholipase family protein, protein MSSQNPSSSQRPKIGLVLGGGGAKGAAEIGVLKVLEAEGIAVDYIVGTSIGSILGGLYSIGYRADDLERLFCSQSWIELFTDETFKGGSIEQLLDSVVTVDDVVSFDSLPIPFRCVTVDVKEMETFVIDRGSLSLAMRASMAIPGLFKAVKWEGRTLVDGGLLNNLPVDVARQMGADIIIAVDLQQNKHETRDFSLKEEFGIGGILDWLISRPDWKIYNENRADAEIYINPELDYDMLDFNEKEIVEMIAIGKAAAEEQLDKIRMLKNAD, encoded by the coding sequence ATGTCGTCGCAAAATCCGTCCTCGTCGCAAAGACCGAAAATAGGATTGGTGCTCGGCGGCGGCGGTGCCAAAGGGGCGGCAGAGATTGGCGTGCTGAAGGTGCTCGAAGCGGAAGGCATCGCGGTGGACTATATCGTCGGGACGAGCATCGGTTCAATCCTTGGCGGACTTTACTCGATAGGCTATCGGGCAGACGACCTTGAGCGCTTGTTCTGTTCCCAGTCGTGGATAGAACTTTTTACAGACGAGACTTTCAAAGGTGGCAGCATCGAGCAGTTGTTAGACAGCGTGGTGACCGTCGATGACGTGGTGTCGTTCGACAGTCTGCCGATTCCGTTCCGTTGCGTGACGGTCGATGTGAAGGAGATGGAGACCTTTGTCATCGACCGCGGGTCGCTCTCGCTTGCCATGCGGGCATCGATGGCTATCCCCGGACTGTTCAAGGCAGTGAAGTGGGAGGGGAGGACGCTGGTGGATGGCGGGCTGCTCAACAATCTGCCGGTGGATGTGGCGCGGCAAATGGGTGCCGACATCATCATTGCAGTCGATTTGCAGCAGAACAAACACGAGACGCGCGACTTCTCCCTGAAGGAAGAATTTGGCATCGGCGGTATCTTGGACTGGCTCATCTCCCGTCCCGACTGGAAAATCTATAATGAGAACCGCGCCGATGCAGAGATTTATATCAATCCGGAACTGGACTATGATATGCTCGATTTCAACGAAAAAGAGATTGTGGAGATGATAGCTATCGGGAAGGCTGCGGCAGAAGAGCAGCTGGACAAGATAAGAATGCTGAAAAACGCTGATTGA